CGTAGGCGGCCGCCTCGAGATGCTGCGGCGTGTAGGTCGCTCCCTGGGCGACGAGGCGGGTGCTGAACGCCCGCAGATGGTTGCGCGAGCCCTTGGCCAGATTGGCGTAGACCTGCCGGATGTCGGCGTTGTCCAGGTCGCCGGCCAGGGCCCGCTCCAGGTCGCTGAGATCGAGTTCCTCGACCAGTGCGCCGACGGCGAGCGCTTCGGTGAGCGAGGCGCGGCCGCGGGCCACGAGCTCGTCGTGCAGCTCCTGCAGGGTGCGGTCGGTTTTTTTTTTT
This region of bacterium genomic DNA includes:
- a CDS encoding DUF2202 domain-containing protein, whose amino-acid sequence is KKKTDRTLQELHDELVARGRASLTEALAVGALVEELDLSDLERALAGDLDNADIRQVYANLAKGSRNHLRAFSTRLVAQGATYTPQHLEAAAYEAIVSSDWERGPANAGRGKGHGRDGRGRGGRGQGCGNGCGAG